Genomic window (Ferviditalea candida):
CCGACCATGCTGAAAGCTGCGATATTTTTGTCCCTGTCACCGGGAAAGTTGCCGACGGTTTTTTGCAGCGAAACAATCACGCAGAGTTGAAAAAAACCCATCAGAAACTGGGAAACGAATAAAAACACCATATTCGGGAAAATCACCGGCAGCATCAGGGCGGTCAAAATTCCGCCGGTACCGAAAAAGGTCATTTTACGGGCGCCGAAACGATCCAATAACCTGCCGATTTGCACAGCCATCAGCATCGGAAACAGGGCGTAGCTGGAAACAAGAAAACCGATAACGGTAACCGACGCACCTAAAGAATGGGCATACAGCGAAATGAGCGGGCGCGTTCCATGAAGGGCGATGAAATACAACAACTGCATCAGCAATAAGACGTAAAAAATTGCAATCACCCTTTCCCGCTTCAAGCCCAGCGAACCGAATAAAAAAACAGTTGATCACTTCCAAGTTCAATCATACTCTATTTCTTCCAAAACACCACATTCATTTATAGAAAAAAACACAGAATACACCATAAAAAAGGGACCGCTGATTGACAGCGGAACCCCTTTGCATCACTCGTTTATTTTTTTTCAAACGTCATGACCACATTCCAGCTGCCTGAGGATTGACCGGCGCCAAAATATTGCGAAGTGTATTCGCCTTCATGCGCTCCGAAAAACACTGCAAGATGTCGTCCTCCGGATTCGACTCCCGCCGCTTTCGAGTACTGGGGCAGCATATCCCAAGCGGAAGCAAAATCGCATTCATTCAAATACTTGGTAAACTCTTCGTTCAACGCCATTTCACTGCGTGTCGGCATTTGTTCCGGACTTCTTCCGAGGTTATGGGACAGCGCTCCGCTGGCAACAAACACCGCTTTTTTGCCGCTTTCTTCGAGAACCTTGGCGATCACCTGCCCCCATTGATAGGATTCCTCCAGATTCGCCGCCCAAGTAACGGATAAAGAGATCACCGGAATATCCTCTTTCGGGACCAAATAACGTAAAGGAACAAGCGTGCCGTAATCCCAAATATACGTAGGATTGCTGAAGGCTGTAACCCGAAGCCCGGCGGCACGCGCAGCTTCCGCCAATTTCATTCCCAGTTCTTCGTCGCCCGGGTAGTCGAAGGGAACGTCCTTGACCAGATCGGGCGCCTCTAGGGAAGTCAGGACTCCTTTGTGTCGAGGAGTGGCATCGACGAAATGGTCGAACGTGGAAGGCCAGTGACAGGAAATCAGAACGACGACATCGGGCTTGACACCTTCAATGATACCCGCAACCTGTTTCATTCCCGCTACCATTTCTTTTTGAAAATCCGGAACCAGATGCTCATGGACAATTCTTGGTACGTGAGGAGTAATTACGCTTAATTCAATAGCCATGTGAATATCCTCCTTTTCTAATAATTTTTTATTAGCGACCCGGAATATCCGATACCGGAGTTCCGGCGATGCCCCAATGAGTTTTCGGTATTTCCTGAACGATAACGCGGATGTTTTGCTTCGGCGAATCCATCGTCTGAGATATCGTCTCTGTTACATTTTCAATCAACTGCTTGATTTTTTCCGGAGGCCGTCCTTCAAGAATCTGAATATTGACAAGAGGCATCTCCATCTTCCTTTCATCGTTGGTTGTGAATATTTATTCAATGTAATTATTATTCCGAATAAGGGATGGCACTCCACCGCTGTTGAAATTCAAGTTGTCTTGAATTGTCCCATATGGAAACGACTTGATTTCAAAGGCGTACAAGTTTTCGCAGAAAACTGCTTCGCGAGCGTAAGCTTAAACTTTCCGTGCTCATTCCCTTATTCCTTCATACTCGATTTGAATAAAAATCCACGAAAGTCAATCCGTCGGGCAGACTCCTAGCTCATCACTTTACAGACAACGTGATTTCCCCCAATCCATCCCATTTGGCTGTCACGGTATCCCCGGCATGCAGCATCGCCGCGCCGGTCACGCCGCCGGTGAGAATCACCTCCCCGGCTCTTAGCTTCTGCCCTTTTCTTGCCAGCATATCGGCAAGCATGGCTACGGAATTTGCAGGGTGGCCCAATACCGCCGCGCCGGCGCCAAAATCCTTCAATTCGCCGTTAATGCTCAGCGTCACTCCTACCAGATCCAGATCAAGGCCCTCGGGACGAGTGAAACGGCTGCCAAACACCACTCTGGATGAAGAAGCGTTATCGGCGATCACATCCGGAAGCGTAAATTGAAAGTTCTCATAACGGCTGTCTATGATCTCCAGTGCCGGAACGACATATTCCGTCGCAGCAAGCACTTGGGCTCCGGTGATTCCGGGTCCTTCGATATCTTTTCCCAGTACGAACGCGATTTCGGCTTCCACCTTCGGATGAATCAGCTCATTCATCGGGATCACGCCGTCGGAAATTACCATGTAGTCGAAAATATATCCGTATATCGGTTCTTCCACATTCATTTGTTTCATTTTCGCCTGGCTGGTTAAGCCCATTTTCGGACCGACGATGCGATATCCTTCGCTGAGCTTCATCGCAACCAGCTGCTCCTGAATCTTGTATCCGTCCTCCACAGTCAATTGAGGAAGCTCGGCGGTAATCCGTGTCACTTCTTTGCGGCCGATTTCGCCGTCGATCAAATATTCGGCAAGACGTTTTACGTCAAGTTCCGCCATGAGAAGGCCTCCCTTTGTCAATTCAATTTATTGTGCTGAAGTTTGCAGGTTTCTTTTTGACACGAGTTCCGCAGCCACATCGACAATCATATCTTCCTGGCCGCCGACAACCTTCCGCTTGCCCAGTTCAATCAGAATATCCCGCGCATCAATATTGAATTTTTTTGCAGCCCTTTGCGCATGAAGGCGGAAGCTTGAATAAACTCCTGCGTATCCAAGCACAAGGCTGTCACGATCGATTTCCTGCGGTCTTTGAAGGATCGGGGCAACGATTTCCTCCGCCAAATCCATCATCTTGTACAGGTCGACTCCCGTTTGAATGCCCAAACGTTCACATGCCGCAACCAACACTTCCGTTTGCGTGTTCCCCGCGCCGGCGCCGAGGCAGCGTACGCTGCCGTCAATCCGGGTCGCCCCTTCTTCAATCGCGACCAACGTATTGGCCATCGCCAGCGACAAGTTGTTGTGTCCGTGAAATCCGACATTGCACTGCAGGTTGCCGCGCAGCGCACGAATCCGTTCCTTAACCTCATGCGGCATAAGCGCTCCGGCCGAGTCGACCACATACACCGTATCGGCGCCGTAGCTTTCCATCAGTTTCGCCTGCTCGACCAGCTTCTCCACAGGCGCCATATGCGCCATCATTAAAAATCCGACAGCTTCCAAGCCGAGATCCTTGGTCAGTTGAATATGCTGTGCCGACACATCGGCTTCCGTAACGTGCGTGGCAATCCGCGCCATATGGATACCCAAATTCGCCGCTTCGCGCAATTCCGTCATGGTCCCGATACCCGGCAGCAGGAGAACGGCGATTTTGGAATTGTTGCTGACGGAAACAGCCGCCTCGATCAGCTTCATTTCATCCGTTTTCGATCTGCCGTACTGCAAGGAGGATCCTGCGAGACCGTCCCCGTGCGACACTTCGATATATGGGACGTTCGCATCATCGAGCGCCTTGGCTACAGCCAAAACCTGTTCGACGGTATATTGATGTCCGATGGCATGGCTTCCATCCCGCAACGCCACTTCGGTAATCAGAATATCTCTTTTTGTTGTCATCGTTATCACTCTCTCCTTTCCATTAAACAGCCGGTTGGGCCAGTCGTTTTTTTGCATATTCTTCGGCCACTTTCACAGCGGCCGCGGTCATGATGTCCAAATTTCCGGCATATTTGGGCAGATAGTCTCCGGCACCTTCAACCTCCAAAAAGATCGTTACTTTATTGCCTTCAATAATCGGTTCGGTGCGCAATTTATAGCCCGGTACATAGGTCTGCACTGTGGCGGCCATTTCGGCGATCGAACGCTTGACCGCTTCTTCATCCATCGTGCCGTCCGCTACCTCGACATACACCGTATCGCGCATCATGATCGGCGGCTCCGCCGGATTCAGAATGATGATCGCTTTTCCTTTTTTGGCTCCGCCGATCAGCTCGATTCCCTTGGAGGTCGTTTCCGTAAACTCGTCAATATTGGCCCTTGTTCCCCAGCCCGCGCTTCTGCTGGCGATGGTAGCCACAATTTCGGCATATTCAACCGGACAAACGCGTTTAACGGCGTTCACCATGGGAATGGTTGCCTGCCCTCCGCAGGTGATCATGTTGATGTTGGTTTTTTCGAGATGCTCTCTCAGATTGACCGGAGGAGCAACGAACGGTCCGACTGCAGCAGGCGTCAAATCAATCGCCAGCTTTCCGGCCTCCTGCAGCATTTTGGCATGTTGCTCATGCGCCTTTGCCGAGGTAGCGTCAAACACAAAATCCGCCGTATCCCCTGCTTCTTCCATGAATTGCTTCAGGCCTCCGGCGAATGTCGCATACCCCATATCCCTTGCACGCCTGAGGCCGTCGGAATCGGGATCGATACCGATCATTGCCGTCATTTCCAAAACTTCCGAACGGCGGATTTTGAACATCAAGTCCGTCCCGATATTTCCCGAACCCAATACAGCCACTTTCACTTTCTCCATCTCAATGAAACCTCCAATCATTCATCATAATATAGACGAAACGTCTTTCGGATCATCCGATCCGGTTTCCAATTAAACTCGGCCCTTGCAACGTGTTAACGATTTCAATGCCAGATCCGTCGTACCGGCACGGCTTTCGGCCAGTCCCGGCCGCCCCATGAGTCGGCGACGGGACATGGCTGCTGCCGCAAATTCGATTATTTCACAAATCTGACACTGACTTCTCCAAGGTGGGCGAAACGGGCCAGGAAAGCATCTCCCGGTACGGCATTGACGGCGGCGTGCAGCGCGCCTGACAGAATCACTTCACCCGCTTTTAACGTGATGCCGAATTCCGACAGCTTATTCGCCAGCCACGCAACACAGGTAGCCGGATTGCCCAAAGCCGCAGCTCCTACGCCCGTGTTGATCATGGCGCCGTTTTTGTAAAAAATCATGCCGATTTGCGGCAAATCGACTTGATCCACCCGCATCGGGCGTCCGCCAAGCAGGTACAGACCGGAGGAAGCATTGTCGCCCACCGTAT
Coding sequences:
- a CDS encoding extradiol ring-cleavage dioxygenase, which encodes MAIELSVITPHVPRIVHEHLVPDFQKEMVAGMKQVAGIIEGVKPDVVVLISCHWPSTFDHFVDATPRHKGVLTSLEAPDLVKDVPFDYPGDEELGMKLAEAARAAGLRVTAFSNPTYIWDYGTLVPLRYLVPKEDIPVISLSVTWAANLEESYQWGQVIAKVLEESGKKAVFVASGALSHNLGRSPEQMPTRSEMALNEEFTKYLNECDFASAWDMLPQYSKAAGVESGGRHLAVFFGAHEGEYTSQYFGAGQSSGSWNVVMTFEKK
- a CDS encoding 4-oxalocrotonate tautomerase — its product is MEMPLVNIQILEGRPPEKIKQLIENVTETISQTMDSPKQNIRVIVQEIPKTHWGIAGTPVSDIPGR
- a CDS encoding 2-keto-4-pentenoate hydratase, whose protein sequence is MAELDVKRLAEYLIDGEIGRKEVTRITAELPQLTVEDGYKIQEQLVAMKLSEGYRIVGPKMGLTSQAKMKQMNVEEPIYGYIFDYMVISDGVIPMNELIHPKVEAEIAFVLGKDIEGPGITGAQVLAATEYVVPALEIIDSRYENFQFTLPDVIADNASSSRVVFGSRFTRPEGLDLDLVGVTLSINGELKDFGAGAAVLGHPANSVAMLADMLARKGQKLRAGEVILTGGVTGAAMLHAGDTVTAKWDGLGEITLSVK
- the dmpG gene encoding 4-hydroxy-2-oxovalerate aldolase, yielding MTTKRDILITEVALRDGSHAIGHQYTVEQVLAVAKALDDANVPYIEVSHGDGLAGSSLQYGRSKTDEMKLIEAAVSVSNNSKIAVLLLPGIGTMTELREAANLGIHMARIATHVTEADVSAQHIQLTKDLGLEAVGFLMMAHMAPVEKLVEQAKLMESYGADTVYVVDSAGALMPHEVKERIRALRGNLQCNVGFHGHNNLSLAMANTLVAIEEGATRIDGSVRCLGAGAGNTQTEVLVAACERLGIQTGVDLYKMMDLAEEIVAPILQRPQEIDRDSLVLGYAGVYSSFRLHAQRAAKKFNIDARDILIELGKRKVVGGQEDMIVDVAAELVSKRNLQTSAQ
- a CDS encoding acetaldehyde dehydrogenase (acetylating), which produces MEKVKVAVLGSGNIGTDLMFKIRRSEVLEMTAMIGIDPDSDGLRRARDMGYATFAGGLKQFMEEAGDTADFVFDATSAKAHEQHAKMLQEAGKLAIDLTPAAVGPFVAPPVNLREHLEKTNINMITCGGQATIPMVNAVKRVCPVEYAEIVATIASRSAGWGTRANIDEFTETTSKGIELIGGAKKGKAIIILNPAEPPIMMRDTVYVEVADGTMDEEAVKRSIAEMAATVQTYVPGYKLRTEPIIEGNKVTIFLEVEGAGDYLPKYAGNLDIMTAAAVKVAEEYAKKRLAQPAV